From the Quercus lobata isolate SW786 chromosome 6, ValleyOak3.0 Primary Assembly, whole genome shotgun sequence genome, one window contains:
- the LOC115995202 gene encoding probable mediator of RNA polymerase II transcription subunit 26c, which translates to MDIDDFRTILESSGVDVWTFIETAISVASMDYGSELKQRRDGIVERLYAATASFQSRCQNCDEDDGDNGNAVNLNRRQQNSNSIGNEAKTTTETETTAAAAAVRDDDGSEDLDPYCGLFEDQQKRILEIKEHLEDPQQTEESLVELLQTLADMDITFQELKETDIGRHVNRLRKNSSNDVRRLVKLLVRKWKDIVDEWVKLNQPGEHTSSALMADGDSPQQKVTQNGYHQVPDFAYSPNPHNGSSGSDKYNSESEPKPKVIPRKEAPPARAAPVSASAHQNRQREQQKDVDSEKLASARKRLQENYKEAENAKRQRTIQVMDIHEIPKPKNAFFGKNKGGSGGGSHGRHW; encoded by the exons atggatATAGATGATTTCAGAACGATTCTAGAGAGTTCAGGTGTGGATGTGTGGACGTTTATAGAGACGGCGATTTCGGTGGCGTCTATGGATTATGGTAGCGAGTTGAAGCAACGGAGAGATGGGATCGTTGAGAGGCTCTACGCTGCGACGGCGTCGTTTCAGTCTCGCTGTCAGAATTGCGATGAAGATGACGGTGATAACGGTAACGCCGTTAATCTCAATCGGAGACAACAGAATAGTAATAGTATTGGTAATGAAGCGAAGACGACGACGGAGACAGAGACgacggcggcggcggcggcggtgaGAGATGACGACGGCAGCGAGGATTTGGATCCGTATTGTGGTTTGTTCGAAGATCAGCAAAAGAGGATTCTCGAAATTAAAGAACATCTCGAAGATCCTCAACAG ACTGAGGAATCGTTGGTTGAATTGCTTCAAACTCTAGCTGATATGGATATTACATTCCAAGAGCTAAAG gAGACTGATATAGGGAGGCATGTGAATCGATTGAGAAAGAATTCATCGAATGATGTGAGGAGATTGGTGAAGCTGCTAGTCAG GAAGTGGAAGGATATTGTGGATGAATGGGTGAAGTTGAATCAACCTGGGGAACACACTTCCTCTGCTTTAATGG CTGATGGAGACTCACCTCAGCAGAAAGTTACTCAAAATGGTTATCACCAG GTTCCTGATTTTGCATACTCTCCAAATCCACACA ATGGGAGTTCTGGGTCAGATAAGTATAATTCAGAATCTGAGCCAAAGCCGAAAGTGATTCCTCGGAAAGAAGCTCCTCCTGCTAGAGCAGCACCTGTATCTGCCTCAGCACATCAAAAT AGACAAAGAGAACAACAAAAGGATGTTGACTCTGAAAAACTGGCTTCAGCAAGAAAAAGGCTTCAAGAGAATTACAAGGAAGCTGAAAATG CCAAAAGGCAAAGAACGATTCAGGTGATGGACATCCATGAGATCCCAAAACCCAAGAATGCCTTCTTTGGAAAGAACAAAGGTGGTAGTGGTGGCGGTTCTCACGGGAGGCACTGGTGA